Sequence from the Arvicola amphibius chromosome 3, mArvAmp1.2, whole genome shotgun sequence genome:
CAGTAGCATATGATGCCATGTTTGGCTGATGTCcctaggaggcctgctcttttctgaggggagatggagggaggaaggatctgagagagagggaaggtgggggtgaAAGGCAGTGTGGTGGGGGGGCTGCAGTCGGGATATAAtagatgagaaaagaataaaaataaatttaaaaatatataaaaataaagagtacAAACATAGTTACAATGTTTTTACTTTATGATTACACGGAGCCACCACAGCACGAGGCACACTTCCTTCTCTCATCCACCCGTCTCCCTCTTAACACGCGAGCACACACATGGAGAAGCCAAAGATTTATCAAGAATAATCTGATTTCCAAGTGAAATATCTCATTATTtcacaaagagaaatgaaaatgctttAATTTAGTCAATAAATTCTTAGCATTCATATGACTTTTATCAAAACTTGAagcttggccgggcggtggtggtgcacgcctttaatcccagcactcgggaggcagaggcaggcggatctttgtgagttcgaggccagcctggtctacaagagctagttccaggacaggctctaaagctacagagaaaccctgtctcaaaaaaaaaaaaaaaaaaaaaaaaaacttgaagctTCTACACTAATGTACAACCTCCTATAAATCTATCAGGCTAAAAATGCATTTACACCAAAATATTCCTTTGGACTTCACTTTTCTTTCAACCCACTTTCTTGTCCGTCACACCAATGATGACTAGAGAAGGCCTATGAAATGAGCTCGCACCACCCCCATGTTCCACACCTTCCACAGATCTGAGATGTAGAACGTGGCAGAGCCATACACTAACATGAGTAAAGAAGGTCCACTAGCTTCTCCAGCACCGCCCTTGGCGTTACATACCTTCCACAGATCTGAGATGTAAAACCTGGCAGAGCCGTGCACCCCTTCTCTCCAGGCACGGTACCTAGAGTACCAGACTAGCCAAGGGTTCAGCTCATAGCCGACAGCTGGGAATCCTTCCTTTGCAGCTGCAATCACCTGGACAGAGTGGGAGCCAGCAAAAGAAAATTGTCATCTTGCATAAGAGTTCCCTACTTAGGGTTTATAGGCCTAAAATACTCCACTAaaacatacttcttttttttttttttggttttttttttttttttttttttttttttggtttttcaagacagggtttcgctgtggtTTTTTCAGAGCCTGTcatagaactaactcttgtagaccaggctggcctctgcccagCAAAAGGTACTTCTTCAGAGCTactgggaaagaagaagagatggggagaggggaaatacagtaattttaatgaaaatggtcccataagctcatataattgaatacttggtccccagttagtgaaactgtttaggaaggattagtaCGAGTGGCCTTGCCAACGGTGCTGACACAtgccagcactcggaaggcagatctctgagttcaagatctaCAGAGagggttccaagacagccagggctacacagagaaaccctgtctcaaaagaacaaaaaagagagaCATTGTTCAAGGAgatatgtcactgggagtgggctctgaggtctcaaaagcccatgccattcctaGCTGGCTCTCTGTCTTTTGCCTATAGGTCAGTCGGGAGTTCTCAGCTACTATTCCAACACCCCGCCTGCAGCCGTGATCCCCTGTAATGGTGATGGACTCTAACCCTGTAAGCCCAAcactttttttctataaattgccttggttatgatgtcttaccacagcaatagaaaaataactaaaacaggAGCTAAGAGATAGAAGGGGAATGAGCAGGATCAAAGTGCATTATGTACATGGACAAAATttcacaatgaaacccattatttcatagaattaatataatatttaaaaagactaCTACTCCTTTAGATGAAGATCccatgtaaaaatgttttatctaTAGTTCTATAGTTCATGGACAAGACACGACTAACccggaaatgttcaacatccttagccattagagaaatacaaatcaaaacaactctgagattccatcttacacctgtaagaatggccaagatcaaaaacactgatgacaacttatgctggagaggttgtggggaaaagggaacacttctgcattgctggtgggagtgcaagttggtacagtccctttggatgtcaatgtggcaatttctcagaaaattaggaaacaaccttcctcaagacccagtaataccacttttgggtatatatccaatggatgcttaattgtgacacaaggacatgtgctcaaccatgttcatagtagctttgtttgtcatagccagaacctagaaacaacctaaatgcccctcaaccaaagaatggataaagaaaatgtggtacatttacaaaatggactactacacagcagaaaaaaaaaataatgacatcttaaattttgcagaaaaatggatggagctagaaaacattgagtgaggtaacccagacacagacaattatcacatgcactcactcatacaaaccacaatcccagagaacctagacaacaatgaggacactaagagatacttacatggatctaatctacatgggaagtagaatgtagaaaaagacaagatctcctgagtaaatttgggaCCTTGGGGGACGGTtgaagcagggaagggagagacagagagaaaaatgtagagctcaataaaataaattaaaagaaaaataaataaataaaaatttaaaaaagttctGCCCCACAGACAGGCGCTACaagaattgttaaaaaaaaaaaaaaaaaaaaaaaaaaaaaaagacatgattaacccaaagttttctgtgttttgtcaaAGATCTTGCCTTGTGTATCAGAAGACATCCCTGGTTCTGGCTCAGCTAACCCTAGTGGTAGAAAACCATGGCTGAAAATGTGCACCTCTCTCCAGCAGTGGCTGGCAGAGCAGACAGGGAAATGAAAGCGAATCATGGATAATGCGCAATGAAAATGACCTGTCCAAAAGCTGCAGCAcccaggaactcacagcagctgtggtcgCCTGTATGGGACCTGTACGAGATCAAGCCAGTCAATCTAGCTTGGAAGGGGGAGAGGAGCTCACAGGCCCACCCCTGGCAGGTGACAGCACTCAGTGGTGGGCAATGGTGACAACCCAACAACGGGAATAACTTCCcatcacaataaaataataaaataaaataaaataataaaaatggttacGATTACAGTTTGTAATATTTTTGCCACACTGTATGTCTAGAGAGCCTGAGTCACTTTTCAGTGTCTCTGGCGTGACTGCAGGCAGGTGTCAATCACAAAGCCAGGGTCCACAGGACGAGCGACCATGGTGCAGCACTGCTGGTCCGCACACATGATGCCAGGACACATCCCCATGCTCACTCCACTCCTGTCACCATAAGGACGAGGTCTAAGGATGTGGCCACCTTCCTCGCTAAGGATCACTCACCTGCCAGCcagtgactttttctttactCAGAGATTCAGGCCAGGATCACACAACACGTTACAGTCActaaaaatctgatttttttttttttttggcaaggccTCGTGTAGCCCAAATTCTGTACCTAgcagaggctagccttgaagccatgattcttctgactccacctcccaaatactaggattttAGCTACATGTAACTATGCCCACCCTGAATTCCTATCTTTAGTCAAGCTGGGCTTCTCCAATGGCCCTTCTTATTTTTAGCTTTCTATCAGCTCCTGGGAATCATTACTTACACATGTATCGCTACAGAGAAACATAAAGCAAGCATCTAAACTGCAAAAGAGTAAAGGTAATTTAACTCCCCAACTCCACGTTTCTTGTAATCATGCCACATTTACTGGACCAAAAATTCTAATAGACATTTGGTAATTAGCAATTAACTGATTCTTTCTATCTGGCATGTTTACAGAGTACTTTcctccaggagaaaaaaaaatcaatcagagAAAAATGAACTCTAAACACATGCTGGTGGTCCAACAGTCTGGctaaacacaaaatgaaacacacacttTTCAAACCATTGCATTTGGCAAATCTTTGCAGAAGCCTCCTAAGAAACATAATGTAGAAATCCTAACAGTTGTGGCTCCAACCCTGTAGAAGTTTTTATGTGACTCACAATGCGTCCGTCACCACTGCCGATGTCCACCAGGGAGCCTCTTCTGTGCCGCAACATCTTCACGACATTTTCAATCTGCTTCGAAGTGGCAGGCACAAACGGCAAGCAAACTTTCCGCAGGGCCGGTGTGATAAATGGGGTGGCCACAGCGTACACTGTCACCAGTACCCCACCAATGATCCCAGTAAACAAGAACCCCCAATTGCTCTTCTTCAAACTGTCGGATTCCAGACTGGTAGGCAGAACATGATGGCCAGACTGCCTTTCTTCCTCAGGCGTTTCTAGGTACAAACCGTTGttgaaagaaagcagaaacacagaGCACACATTACAAAGTCAAGGCTTCATCTTCCCGACAACTCTTCTGACACACgtttcttgtttatgtttactTGTGTACATGTGGGTGTACATGCATGCGcatatgcatacgtgtgtgtgtgtgtgtgtgcatgggcctgtgcaggtgcccacagaggccagcagagatgTCAGTCCCtgaagctgcagttacaggtggcATGGCTGCCTGGCACGGGTGATGGGAAGTGAGcttgggtcctctccaagagcaacaagtgctcctaaccacagaAGAACCTCTCCAGTCTAACTCATCTTTTTAAAGGATACATTCACTGGGTATAATCTAATTTACAAGATAAAATTCTGCAATGACTTCTAAACCCCACCAACAAAATTAAAGAGATTTGGGGGAAATTCTTCAATACTAATGAAagattaaaatcttttctttccattgtaCTGGTTTATATATCTAGGACTCTAGTAATTAATGTGTTATCTCAAAATCCATTATTGCATGTTTTAATCATAAACTTCACATTTTTAGTCTAAACAAAGAAAGCTTCAAGGAAAAACAAGCATTAAAATGTCCAGTTATTGCCCATTTAAAATATGCTGAAGGCATTACACACCAAAACCGTGCTAGCATCTATAATCTAGTTGTACAGCTACAAATTTGAGGCAATCAGAGATGAAAATCAGATTTTGCCAAAGTGTTGTTTAATAAATATGGcaataaaaaaatttgaaagcaCATGGCAGGCGGGTCATTTCAATGCTCTCAGCCCAGAAGAAAGCCGACAAGCTCTCATCTGACTGCAGGGGAAATGAATGTCACTGTACTATTCCTCATCCTGAGCTGGCACTTTAAAATGCAACCTTGTGGGATGCAAAACTAAAGGGAGAGGAAGTTGATTAAGGACAAGCAAAGCACAGCTAAAAGCCAGACAAGGTGCCAGCTCTGTTGCAGTGAAACCATGTGACCTCAGTCTTCCTGATGATCCTCCACCTGTGGGCCTGAGAACAGCTGGGGGAGTGACTGAGCAGGTGCAGGTAAGGCTCCTGAGGCTCAGGCAggcacacaggaagcagggaCACCCAGTGTGTCAACTATTTACACATTACTGGAACAATGTGGAACCCCACAGCAAACAGATCACTGCTGTGGGTAAGACTGACAATGCATGAatccacaggaagcaggaaacaATCAGAGGAGGGACAGCAGATGCTTGCTGTTCACATATGGCTGGTCCCAGCTATCAGAAAGTCATTCAAAAGGCCTGCAGGGTTTACTTCAAGCTGCTGTAAGAAGGGACCACAGCCTTATTTCTCACCATCCAGCGGAGGTCAGACGTCAGCAGTGGGCTGACAAGTGCTACAGTCCGCAGGTGATGCAATGAGATCTCAGCTGATAGGACAGAAGGCTGACACACCAGGACGAATGCGTTCTGATGGAGAGAAACCCAGTTTGCAAGGTGCTGGTCTACCTTCTTTTGCATACTGACAGTGGACCTCTTGTGAAGCCATAAGCACTCTCCCTTGTACAAGATTCAGCAGAGTATGGATTATTGGGCACAATTCTTTCCCAGGTACTGGTATATTGGACCACCACGACCCCCATTCTCTGGGAATTCCAatggtgatatgggattcccctctgtttgctgtgaataccattagttaacaaagaaactgtcttaggcctgcgcaaggcagaacttaggtagttgaggaaaactaaactgaatgctgggagaaagaaggcgggagtcagtgagaagccatgtggcccagccagagacagatgacagaactttacccagtaagtcatagccttgtggcaatacacagattaatggagatgggttaatttaagatatgagttagacagaaatatgcttaaggtattgcccaaacagtattgcaaataatatggtttctgtgtgattattttggggctgagcagccgggaacaagcagcctccaacaacacagtgggaataaagaaactgatgcagaaaagTACGTAGTGAAGAATTCATTTCGCCCTCAAATCTAAATCCTGTGTTTGCTGTAAGTCTTCTTCTGAACCCTgaaggggacactgaggctggcactcagaggCCCCCGATAGATAAGATTCAGTAGtggcatattatttgtgttttaataaacaaaccttgcctgaagaccagaggcaaagctaaagccactagaagacaggcaatggtgacacacacctttaatcctagggttcaaggccactctgggctatacaaaaatcaatgcagaaacaaatccaggtggtggtggcctacacctttaattccagtgctaggGAGTCATactgccttaatcccagcacaagaggAGATATAAAAGAGAGAGGCTGTCTGTTAAGTACgtggtcacccagccttggtagaggtaacaCTTCTCTagaggcttggctgctttgcttttctggttttggggttgaaccccaataGCTGActctttattatttgtgctacaggcTGCAGTACTCCTAAGGCCTTTAGATAGAAGATCAGTTCCTTTGCAATTTCCAGCTTTCAAAAGCTACATTCTTTGATTTTAACCCCACAGCACTCCAACCCCTTCTTCCATCCTGATAGCTCCTTTCTCCCATTCCTGCCCTTCTTTTCGACAAGAGTGTGCACACCTAGTTAGTGCAAGATAATTTCTGATCCAAGATCTTCAATCACATTCACACAGGCTACACCAGTTAGAATTCATatattgggggagggggttgaTATTCACACACTACACCCGCAGAGTGGTAACAATCTATTCTGCTGAGTTAAAACTCTAAACACAGGACACAATAAAAGCTGCCACACAGCAACAGGTCACAATCCAGGACAGCTCTCAATACTCAGCTTCCTTAGTTCAGCATAGCTTTACGCTCTGCTTCTGACACCCCCTTAAAATGAGTTTTAGAGCTGCCTTTGTGGTAAGAGAGCGAACGTGAGAAGTAAGGTTGTTGCTGATGCTGTGATCATGAAGGGAAGTAATTTTACTGTTGATGTTGTGATCGTGGGGGTGGGAGTGCAAGTCTGCTGCTGATGCTGTGATAGGGTCTGCTGCTGATGCTGTGATGGGGGACTGCTGCTGATGCTGTGATGGGGGGGTCTGCTGCTGATGCTGTGATGGGGGGTCTGCTGTTGATGCTGTGATGGGGGGGGTCTGCTGTTATTGCTCTGATGGGGGGCCTGCTGTTGATGCTGTGATGGGGGTCTGCTGTTGATGCTGTGATGGGGGGGGTCTGCTGTTGATGCTGTGATGGGGGGGTCTGCTGCTGATGCTGTGATGGGGGGTCTGCTGCTGATGCTGTGATGGAGGGTCTGCTGTTGACGCTGTGATGGGGGGGGTCTGCTGCTGATGCTGTGATGGGGGGTCTGCTGCTGATGCTGTGATGGAGGGTCTGCTGTTGATGCTGTGATGGGGGGGTCTGCTGTTGATGCTGTGATGGGGGGGTCTGCTGCTGATGCTGTGATGGGGGTCTGCTGCTGATGCTGTGATGGAGGGTCTGCTGTTGATGCTGTGATGGGGGGGTCTGCTGTTATTGCTCTGATGGGGGGTCTGCTGCTGATGCTGTCTGTGATGCAAGGGTCTGCTGCTGATGCTGCCATCAAGATGTATAAGGTTACCTTTAGGTGTTTGATAACAGAAACCTTCAGCAATTGCAGTTATAATTTTGACACTGTGTGGAAGAATATGCTATAGTCATTGCACATTTGCTTATTTGACAGAAGTCAAGGCTCATTTGCCTTGCTTTCATGCATTGTCCTCTAGGATCATCCCAATAGAACACAGCATAGTCTACAAACACATTTAAGACCAGTCCTGGTGTCTCAGAACCTACGCCAGCTGTTTAACATCTGATAAGCTGCTACTATAGTATGGCTTGCTAACCAAGaaatttttggggtttttttgctgCACAATTCAAAACTTAAGAAAGGGTTTGATAATACTACTATCCTTCTGATTACCACGTTTCAATGAACACAATTGAAATATAAACCGAAAGACTGTGCAGCAACTCTTAACTGCCATCCTTGAAGACTACCATTTGGAGGAGTGGAggttccattttttctttttgagacagtcttgctatgaGGGCCatgcttgcctcagcctcccaacttctaggattacaggtattcACCACTACCCTCAGCTTAGAAACCCAGCTTTTTAGACTTTACTGGGACACAATTAATAGTTTGCCCATTGAATGTGCACAATTTAATAGGTTCCAGTATAGATGTATGTAACCTCTTCAGTCAGTTTTAGAGCATTTCCATGGCCCTTTAGCTGTcatctccccacccaccctctgCCACCTGCACTAAGTAGTCAGGACTTTTAGTCTTTATCGTCTCTACTTTGGGCTTATAGCGTTACGGTATTTTTCTAGCACCAAAACTCTGGGGTGAAGAGACTCTGAGCCCAAGACCGTGCTACATTGTCTCCACCTAGCACCCCTGGGCAAGTCACAGGATCTGTGCAACATGGGGCGTTAAGAACAAATACAGCGAGAGATCAGGCACTGTTCTGCCTGAACACTTCCAGCAACCCTGTCAAGTAGGCAATATTATTACTGCCATTTTTGCGGACAAGAAAATAAAACCGCAGACTCAGTAACACCCAAGCAGCAGCTAGTCCACGACAGGGCTTTGATTCCAGCAGCCCTGAGTCGTAAGATCGGACTGAGGCACCATAATTCTTGTGCACGGAAACGGGAAACCAGTCTCCGGCAAGCACTGCGGTCGTCGCAACCCAGCTAAGACCGGCAGGGGAGTGGAGGACGGTGGAGGAGGAGAGCGCGGCACCCACGCCCGCCCGCAACCACACCGGCTGACAGCCGTGCACCCACTCCCAAGCCAGCCTGCACCACAGTCAAGCGAGGAACCCACCGCCATGCGGGCCAAACCTCACCTCCTCTCTCCATCGCGAAACTTCCGGGGAGACCGGAAGTGGGACCTACCATCTTCCCAGAGCCGGGTGGGAAGAACGGAGAAAATGTCTTAAGGAAATTAGCTCtgcactgagaccctgtcttcaaaaaagtCTCATAAATCACAACCTTTAATAAGTGACTGAACTGGGTCTAGTATTAGTATTTGGGTCCTTTAAGTTGCCTTCCTAGTTTTGGAATAACCCCCCTAGCTTCCTGGATGATAGAAGTTTCCAAGAGCGGCGGATTCCAGAAAGCACTCTGCGGCGTTAAAAAAGTcacactagaaaagaaaaaaaatcgcGCACGGTCTGTACTGCGCACGCGCGCGAGATTTTGCGTCGTCTCGCGAGAGAAAGGTGCCTTCTCTATTCCGGAGTGGTCCCTTGCCGGTTGTTGGGAAGCGCCTGTTCTTCTAGTTTGCCCACCATGGCGTCCGTTGGGACCCTCGCCTTCGATGAGTATGGGCGCCCCTTCCTCATCATCAAGGATCAGGACCGCAAGTCCCGTCTCATGGGGCTTGAGGCCCTCAAGGTAACGGCCCGCAACGCCAGGCAGCGGGATGAAGGGAGGCGGCCGGAGCGCTCTTCTGCGCCTGCGCTGGCTTGGGAGCGGTTCAGCCATGTGCTGGCCCGAAAGGTCGAGAATCCCCGGTTCCGTGGTGCCTTTGTGGGTTCCGTGTGCACACCCACCCTCTGGGAGGGGGAGAGGTCGTCGAGGCCTCAGCCCGAAGGTGGGGTGGCCCTTCCGAGCCGGGTGAGGCCGCATGCATCAGCTCACCTGGGGAGCCGGCCCGCGGATCCCAAACGGAAGGTGGAGTCACTGGCGGTGCGGTTGTAAATGGCATGTGCCGTAGAGGGTGCCGTCCCGTAAAGGGAGAAACTTAAAGGCGCAGAAAAGGGGCACGCGCGTGACATGCCGTGTGCTTTCCGAATGGCTACTTGGAGGATGACAGTGGAGGGAGCTCTTCCAACTTTTgagagaagaaactgccagacacacacacacacacacacgtgtttggGCCAGAACCTTGTGTTTGTTCAGAGGAAATGGTAGATTTTTGTGGGCCAGAAAACACGTAATTTTGGAGTGGAAGGAGACAGTTTCAATGGAGCACACACAGTTGGCTGCAAATTATGATAATTTTCCCCAAAGTTGGAGCTCTTGAGCCCCATCATAAGGGAACAAAGACGTTACCCTGAGGAAAGGCAGAGCCGAATTGTTGAGTAGAAAGGGATGTCCTGTAaatgaaaggaataaaaaaaggaCAGATCCCAGATAAGAAACAATtttacggggctggagagatggctcagtggttaagagcactgactgctcttccagaggacccgggttaaattcccagcacccagatggcagctcacaaccgtctaaaGATCCAGTtgtagggaatctgacaccttcacaccaatgcacataaaataaacttaattaaaccctaaaaaaaaaagtcactgacaGGTGTTGCCACGGAGCCCCTTCTTAGGTTTCACGTGTGCCAGTCATGCCTCCAGGTTTTCTTTCATGCCAAGGACTTGACAGATGTATTGGAGTAGCCAAAGAAGTGGCCAGAGCAACTATAGATGCTTGGTTCTGTTTGCTTtctaggggatttttttttcaggttgaaTGTATTATGTGTTGAGTTCCATTTTTATCCCCACCTCAGGGTGGGAGGAATTTTACCGATGTAATTAATGTTGACAGCTGTGTTGTGTCTGCTGTTTGTGCTAACTGCGTGGACTGTTGTAGTGGTCCTCGCTCGGGGCAGGTCTGCTTACAGAATTAGGCACTTAGGGACAGAGAAATCTCCAAAGATGTCCCAGCTGCTGTGCTAGAGAAGGGCCATGATGTCAGTCTACTTCCAAGTCAGAGCTAGTGGTGCAGAGCAGTGAGCTTAGCCTTGGCGTTCGGGGCCAGATTATTTGTAGTAGAGGCTTGTTCTGTGTGAGGTGTTAAACTGTTGACCTCAGCTCAATAATACATACCCAGGTAGCCAACCAAAAATAAGCTCAGGTGCCCAGTATCCTTGGGC
This genomic interval carries:
- the Atpsckmt gene encoding ATP synthase subunit C lysine N-methyltransferase; translation: MVGPTSGLPGSFAMERGETPEEERQSGHHVLPTSLESDSLKKSNWGFLFTGIIGGVLVTVYAVATPFITPALRKVCLPFVPATSKQIENVVKMLRHRRGSLVDIGSGDGRIVIAAAKEGFPAVGYELNPWLVWYSRYRAWREGVHGSARFYISDLWKVTFAQYSNVVVFGVPQMMLQLERKLELELEDGARVIACRFPFPHWTPDHTAGEGIDTVWAYDVDSFRGREKRS